The genomic segment TTTGAAAATTCTTCAAAAGATTTATACTTGTATTCTTCACCATAATACATTTCTACTTTTAATCTAGCAAAAAAAGTTTCTATTATTGAATTATCATAACAATTTCCTTTCCTTGACATAGATTGTGTAATATTATGTTTTTTTAATTCATTTATGTAATGATTATGCTGATAATGCCACCCTTGATCTGAATGAAATATCAATTTTTTAATATGAGGAAATTTTTTAGATGCTTTCTTAAGCATTGTAGATACTAATTCTAAATTAGGACTCAATGAAATATGATATGATATTATTTCATTATTATACATATCTAGTATTGGAGAAAAGTAACATTTACCCCATTTAAATGAAAATTCAGATATATCTGTACTCCATTTTTGTAATGGTGCTGTTGCATTAAAATCTCTATTAATTATATTTTTTGCAACCTTCCCTATCTCTCCTTTATATGAACGATATTTACTCTTAGGTCTTCTAGCCAATAATCCCATTTTATTCATTAATCTTTGGACTCTTTTATGGTTAATCTTATATCCTAAATTCAATAATTCTCTATGTACTCTACGTACTCCATATCTACATTTATGCTCTTCAAATATTTTTTTAATCAATATCATTATCTCTTTATTACGTTCTTCTACTACATCTATTTTACTGATTTCATAATAGTATGTAGATTTTGACATACAAGTAGCTTTCAATAAATATTTTAGCTTATATCCTTTTTCACGAAGCTCTTTAACTATTCCTGCTTTTTCGCCTTGAGTAAGTTTGCTTCCTTTTCTTTTCTCAAGGCCATCATTTTTTTTATTACAGCCTGCTCTGTTCTTAAATATTCATTTTCTTCTCTTAATCTAATTAATTCTTCATATTCAGATTCATTTAATTGTCTTGGTTTATTCTCTTCTATATCTTTTATTTTCTTTTTCATGGGTGGACGACCTTTCTTTTTCTCTATAAGTCCATTATACCCATAATTTTGATAATTGTACACCCATTTAGATATTATAGAAGGGTTAATTCCTTCAATAATACTGATAGAATTAATAGAATTAGCAGCTAAATATTTATTTACAATAACTAATTTTTCATCGGCTGACCATTTTTTCCAAGATTGTTTAGGTTTAAGTATGTCAATTCCGTGATGATCTGCAAGTAATACCCAATGTCTAATTTTATCTCTAAATCTTTTTGTTCGTAAACCATCTGGTGTTTCTGGATAAATTCCTTTTTTGTACATTTCAACACATTTCTTTTTAAATTCAAAACTGTAACGCATAAAAATACCCTCCTTACTGGTTTGTCCAGTAAAGAGGGTACATATCAAAAACCTTCTTTTTATTTTATAAGTATCTTGACTTTTTAAAAAATCGAGGTATTATTTACTATAAATCGTAATCGTTTACGATAATGACTTTAGGAGGAGATTAACTTGAATAAAGCATTAGTGGTAGGAAGTTTAAATATGGATATTACAGCAAAAGTAGAAAAATTACCTAAATTAGGTGAGACAATTATGGGATATGATTGTTATAAAAGTTGTGGAGGTAAGGGGGCAAATCAAGCAGTAGCATTATCAAAGTTAGATATGAATACTAAAATGATAGGATGTGTTGGTTTTGATAGTGATGGGGATGAATTAATTGAAAATTTAATTAAGAATAAAGTAGAACCAATAATTATAAAAAGTAATAAAGTTACTGGAAAAGCTATAATTACAGTAGATAATAATGGTGATAATAATATAATAGTAATTCCAGGTGCTAACTTTGAAATAAAAAAAGATGATATAGATGAAAAAATAGATTTTATTAAAGAAACAGATATAGTTATTTTACAAAATGAAATACCTATTGATGTTACAAATTACGTATTAAAAAAAGCAAAAGAAAATAATAAAAAAACAATTTTTAATCCTGCGCCAGCAGTAAAATTATCTAATGAAATTTTTAAAAATATAGATTACTTAATTTTGAATGAAACAGAATTTGAATATATTTTTGAAACAAATTATGAAGATAGTGAAAAAGTATTAAATATAAAAAAAGAAAATTCAATAAATAACTTAATAATAACGCTTGGAGAAAAAGGTGTTAGAGTAGTAAATGAAAAGTTTAAATTAATAGATATTCCAGCTTATAAAGTAAAAGCTGTAGATACAACTGCCGCAGGAGATTCATTTATTGGAGCGTTTGCATCATGTATTACTAAAGGCCAAAGTTTAGAAGAGTCTATTAAATTTGCCATTGCGGTATCAGCTATAGTAGTTACTAAAAATGGAGCTCAAGAAAGTATACCAACTTATGAAGAAACAAAAAGATTTATAGAAAGTATGTGCATATAAAATGAAGAAAAGTAAATTTAGTCCTATACTTATTTTTATTTTTTTATGGATAATAGTATTAATTTTTTCCTACATACTTAGAGATACAAGTTTTTATTTAGAGACTCAAGATAAAAATTATGTAATAGAAAATTTATTAAACCATTCAGGAATTGAATGGATTTTAAGTAATGGAGTAAAAAATTTTTCAGATTTTAATGTATTACCAATAGTTTTAATTGTAGTTTTAGGAATAGGTATAGCTGAAGAAACAAAATATTTAGAATTAGTTTTAAAACAACTAATAATAAAAATACCGAAATATTTAATTACACCATTACTATTATTGTTAGGTATAATAGGTAATCTTGCGGGAAGTGCTTCCTTTGCTATTGTGCCATCATTAGGGGCTATAATGTTTAAAATTGCAAATAAAAACCCCTTATTAGGAATAATTACAGGTTTTATCGGAGTTGCTGGAGGATTAAGTGCTAATATATTTATTTCAACAACTGATGTAATAAGTTCTTCAATAACACAAAATGCTGCAAGAATTGTAGATAAAAATTTTAATGTATTACCTACATCAAATTGGTATTTTTTTGCTGTTTCTACTATATTACTTATGTTAGTAGGTACTTTGGTTATAGAATATATTGTTTCTCCTATGGTTAATAAATATGAAGTAATAAATTTTCAAGAGGAAATAGTAGATTTATCAAAAAATGAAAAAAAAGGAATTTTTTATGCAAATATTTCATTATTAGGATATTTATTAATATTGATTCTATTATTTATACCTAAAAATGGAATTTTAAGAGGAGTGGATGGAGATTTAATAAATTCAACATTAATTAAAGGAATAATACCTATAATTACATTATTATTTATGATTCCAGCTATTGTTTTTGGTAAACATATTAAACTAATAAATAATTTTAATGATTTCATAGATTTATTGAATAAAAGTATAAGTAAATATTCTAACTTTATTGTTTTATGTTTTTTTGCCTCTCAGTTTATAGGGATATTTAAGAAAAGTAATATTGGATTATATTTTTCATATTTAGGGATAAAATTAATATCTAAGTTTAATTTAAATATATATGTCTTTATTATTTTATTTATAGTATTTTCAATGATTTTAAATATTTTTATTGGATCAATGAGTGCAAAGTGGATTATAATGGCACCAATTTTTATACCTTTATTTATAAATTTAGGATTTACTCCTGCATTTGGGCAATTGGTATTTAGAATAGCTGATTCTGTTACGAATCCAATTTCACCATTAGAACCTTTTGTACCTTTTATTTTAGCAACTATGAATAAATATAATAAAGATATTGGTTTTTATGAATTATTTAAATTTATGTTCCCTTTATCAATTTCATTTTTAATAGTTTGGTTGATACAGTTATTTATATATATATTATTTAATTTTAATATTGGTCCATCAACATCAATATTTATTTAATTAGGAGGAAATTATGAGAAAAAATTTAATAATTGATACTGACCCAGGTATTGATGATGCAG from the Streptobacillus canis genome contains:
- a CDS encoding AbgT family transporter — protein: MKKSKFSPILIFIFLWIIVLIFSYILRDTSFYLETQDKNYVIENLLNHSGIEWILSNGVKNFSDFNVLPIVLIVVLGIGIAEETKYLELVLKQLIIKIPKYLITPLLLLLGIIGNLAGSASFAIVPSLGAIMFKIANKNPLLGIITGFIGVAGGLSANIFISTTDVISSSITQNAARIVDKNFNVLPTSNWYFFAVSTILLMLVGTLVIEYIVSPMVNKYEVINFQEEIVDLSKNEKKGIFYANISLLGYLLILILLFIPKNGILRGVDGDLINSTLIKGIIPIITLLFMIPAIVFGKHIKLINNFNDFIDLLNKSISKYSNFIVLCFFASQFIGIFKKSNIGLYFSYLGIKLISKFNLNIYVFIILFIVFSMILNIFIGSMSAKWIIMAPIFIPLFINLGFTPAFGQLVFRIADSVTNPISPLEPFVPFILATMNKYNKDIGFYELFKFMFPLSISFLIVWLIQLFIYILFNFNIGPSTSIFI
- a CDS encoding helix-turn-helix domain-containing protein, with translation MRYSFEFKKKCVEMYKKGIYPETPDGLRTKRFRDKIRHWVLLADHHGIDILKPKQSWKKWSADEKLVIVNKYLAANSINSISIIEGINPSIISKWVYNYQNYGYNGLIEKKKGRPPMKKKIKDIEENKPRQLNESEYEELIRLREENEYLRTEQAVIKKMMALRKEKEANLLKAKKQE
- the rbsK gene encoding ribokinase, giving the protein MNKALVVGSLNMDITAKVEKLPKLGETIMGYDCYKSCGGKGANQAVALSKLDMNTKMIGCVGFDSDGDELIENLIKNKVEPIIIKSNKVTGKAIITVDNNGDNNIIVIPGANFEIKKDDIDEKIDFIKETDIVILQNEIPIDVTNYVLKKAKENNKKTIFNPAPAVKLSNEIFKNIDYLILNETEFEYIFETNYEDSEKVLNIKKENSINNLIITLGEKGVRVVNEKFKLIDIPAYKVKAVDTTAAGDSFIGAFASCITKGQSLEESIKFAIAVSAIVVTKNGAQESIPTYEETKRFIESMCI
- a CDS encoding IS3 family transposase, with product MFKNRAGCNKKNDGLEKRKGSKLTQGEKAGIVKELREKGYKLKYLLKATCMSKSTYYYEISKIDVVEERNKEIMILIKKIFEEHKCRYGVRRVHRELLNLGYKINHKRVQRLMNKMGLLARRPKSKYRSYKGEIGKVAKNIINRDFNATAPLQKWSTDISEFSFKWGKCYFSPILDMYNNEIISYHISLSPNLELVSTMLKKASKKFPHIKKLIFHSDQGWHYQHNHYINELKKHNITQSMSRKGNCYDNSIIETFFARLKVEMYYGEEYKYKSFEEFSKAIKEYIEYYNNKRIQAKTKWMPPVKYRQTSISIV